Proteins encoded by one window of Massilia sp. NR 4-1:
- a CDS encoding TonB-dependent receptor, giving the protein MKLSLMRKMLLASGALGAAGLAAGAAAQQPDGGTLAPVVVTANKLEGGALAGGASAVATAARLESAHVARTDELDKVFPELGVMPRSTRVYSLFSMRGVPSIDFYNPAVTVYVDGVPQDLAYFTQPLAGIEQVELLKGPQGTLYGRSAQGGVINIVTAKPGNKPLARLNVDGNRLMRRADVQLGGALLPNTLYGDITAYADERPGQLRMANGRDKLGGGKESMGRARLRWTPADSGLDAMLTVSRDSYHAHDEYFQAFPLRDRKAIAGTPFDLTDPDIRRTVNQAALALDYYFDEWKLTSSTSYQDRKFERVLSTGNADPESQKSYYQELRLATIGSGQRAVDGVFGLYYEKQDFERRRGVAVPNVPSFLFPGPSLGESSNKSMALFGEAVWHINPALDLSAGLRYSVDKARIDFRRSGAAALVFAGDKRFTHVSPKLALGYRLAPEWRAYALFSEGYKAGGFNRVAENQGGSLPYEDETLRNFELGIKGDLLNRRLQLDGAVFHSSTRDLQAQVQSSLFQMLSNVGDARARGVELNAAFAATPDLTLRAGAAWTHSTIRNFHAPAGNVDLNGKRVPYVAPLSVRASGEWRFRPFQDGSLLRWNVSAQVSGDQWFDAANTLRQPGYAQFDTALSWDIDKRYSLTAYVDNLGDKVVPTYAFAFGPLGNFAQYSRGRMAGLRLKVQL; this is encoded by the coding sequence ATGAAGTTGAGTTTGATGCGGAAAATGCTGCTGGCCAGCGGCGCCCTGGGGGCCGCCGGCCTGGCAGCCGGCGCGGCGGCACAGCAGCCGGATGGCGGGACATTGGCGCCGGTGGTGGTGACGGCGAATAAGCTGGAGGGCGGCGCGCTGGCCGGCGGCGCCAGCGCCGTGGCGACGGCGGCCCGGCTGGAAAGCGCCCATGTGGCGCGCACCGACGAACTGGATAAGGTCTTCCCGGAGCTGGGCGTGATGCCGCGCAGTACCCGCGTGTATTCCCTGTTCAGCATGCGCGGCGTGCCGTCCATCGATTTCTACAATCCGGCCGTCACCGTGTACGTCGACGGCGTGCCGCAGGATCTGGCCTACTTCACCCAGCCGCTGGCCGGCATCGAGCAGGTCGAGCTACTGAAAGGGCCGCAAGGCACGCTGTACGGCCGCTCTGCGCAGGGCGGCGTGATCAATATCGTCACGGCGAAGCCGGGCAACAAGCCGCTGGCGCGCCTGAACGTGGACGGCAACCGCCTGATGCGGCGCGCCGACGTGCAACTGGGCGGGGCGCTGCTGCCGAACACCCTGTATGGCGACATCACCGCCTATGCCGACGAGCGGCCGGGCCAGCTGCGCATGGCCAACGGCCGCGACAAGCTGGGCGGCGGCAAGGAGAGCATGGGCCGCGCGCGCCTGCGCTGGACCCCGGCCGACAGCGGCCTGGACGCCATGCTGACCGTGAGCCGCGACAGCTACCATGCGCACGACGAATACTTCCAGGCCTTCCCGCTGCGCGACCGCAAAGCCATCGCCGGCACGCCCTTCGACCTGACCGACCCCGATATCCGCCGCACCGTCAACCAGGCAGCGCTGGCCCTGGACTACTATTTCGACGAGTGGAAGCTGACCTCCAGCACCTCCTACCAGGACCGCAAATTCGAGCGCGTGCTGAGCACCGGCAATGCCGATCCGGAGTCGCAGAAAAGCTATTACCAGGAGCTGCGCCTGGCGACCATCGGCAGCGGCCAGCGCGCCGTGGACGGCGTGTTCGGCCTGTATTACGAGAAGCAGGACTTCGAACGCCGCCGCGGCGTGGCCGTGCCGAACGTGCCGTCCTTCCTCTTCCCCGGCCCCAGCCTGGGCGAGAGCAGCAACAAGTCGATGGCCCTGTTCGGCGAGGCGGTGTGGCATATCAATCCCGCGCTGGACTTGAGCGCCGGCCTGCGCTACAGCGTGGACAAGGCGCGCATCGATTTCCGCCGCAGCGGCGCGGCCGCCCTGGTCTTCGCCGGCGACAAGCGCTTCACCCACGTCAGTCCGAAACTGGCGCTGGGCTACCGCCTGGCGCCCGAATGGCGCGCCTATGCCCTGTTCAGCGAAGGCTACAAGGCGGGCGGCTTCAACCGCGTGGCCGAGAACCAGGGCGGCAGCCTGCCCTACGAGGACGAGACCCTGCGCAACTTCGAACTGGGCATCAAGGGTGATTTGCTGAACCGCCGCCTGCAGCTGGACGGCGCCGTCTTCCACAGCAGCACGCGCGACCTGCAGGCCCAGGTGCAATCGAGCCTGTTCCAGATGCTCAGCAATGTCGGCGATGCGCGCGCCCGCGGCGTGGAACTCAACGCCGCCTTTGCCGCCACGCCGGACCTGACCCTGCGCGCCGGCGCCGCCTGGACCCACAGCACCATCCGCAATTTCCACGCCCCGGCCGGCAATGTGGATTTGAACGGCAAGCGCGTGCCGTATGTGGCGCCGCTCAGCGTGCGCGCCTCCGGCGAGTGGCGCTTCCGCCCCTTCCAGGACGGCAGCCTGCTGCGCTGGAACGTCAGCGCCCAGGTGTCCGGCGACCAGTGGTTCGACGCCGCCAATACGCTGCGCCAGCCCGGCTATGCGCAGTTCGATACCGCCCTGAGCTGGGATATCGACAAGCGCTACAGTCTGACCGCTTATGTCGATAACCTGGGCGACAAGGTGGTGCCGACCTATGCCTTCGCCTTCGGCCCGCTGGGCAACTTCGCCCAGTATTCGCGCGGCCGCATGGCGGGCCTGCGCTTGAAGGTCCAGCTATGA